The following coding sequences are from one Mycolicibacterium aichiense window:
- a CDS encoding sulfurtransferase, whose amino-acid sequence MARSDVLVSTDWAESNLDAPNVVFVEVDEDTSAYEDGHIAGAIRLDWKTELQDQVKRDFVDQEQFSKLLSDKGISNDDTVILYGGNNNWFAAYAYWYFKLYGHENVKLLDGGRKKWELDGRPLVTEVPDRPATSYAAKAPDNTIRAFRDEVIAAINAKNLVDVRSPDEFSGKILAPAHLPQEQSQRPGHIPGAINVPWSRAANEDGTFKSDEDLAKLYAAAGLDGEKETIAYCRIGERSSHTWFVLQELLGHKNVKNYDGSWTEYGSLVGAPIELGS is encoded by the coding sequence ATGGCACGCTCCGACGTCCTGGTCTCCACCGACTGGGCCGAGAGCAATCTCGATGCGCCGAACGTCGTCTTCGTCGAGGTCGACGAGGACACCTCGGCTTACGAAGACGGCCACATCGCCGGCGCCATCCGGCTGGACTGGAAGACCGAACTGCAGGACCAGGTCAAGCGTGACTTCGTCGATCAGGAGCAATTCTCGAAGCTGTTGTCCGACAAGGGAATCAGCAATGACGACACCGTGATCCTGTACGGCGGCAACAACAACTGGTTCGCCGCCTACGCCTACTGGTACTTCAAGCTCTACGGCCACGAGAACGTCAAGCTGCTCGACGGCGGCCGCAAGAAGTGGGAACTCGACGGACGCCCGCTGGTGACCGAGGTGCCCGACCGGCCCGCCACGTCGTACGCCGCGAAGGCCCCCGACAACACCATCCGTGCGTTCCGCGACGAGGTGATCGCCGCGATCAACGCCAAGAACCTGGTGGATGTGCGGTCCCCCGACGAGTTCTCCGGCAAGATCCTCGCGCCGGCTCACCTGCCGCAGGAGCAGAGCCAGCGCCCCGGGCATATCCCCGGCGCCATCAACGTTCCGTGGAGCAGGGCTGCGAACGAGGACGGCACTTTCAAGTCCGACGAGGACCTGGCCAAGCTCTACGCCGCGGCCGGCCTGGACGGCGAGAAGGAGACGATCGCGTACTGCCGGATCGGCGAGCGGTCGTCGCACACCTGGTTCGTGCTACAGGAACTGTTGGGGCACAAGAACGTCAAGAACTACGACGGTAGTTGGACCGA
- a CDS encoding DUF4395 domain-containing protein, giving the protein MPTSITTTPAVAQVDVRGPRFAAWVTTAVLVAVLVVSGFSTIAAAVLLGLQALVFAVGALRGPRQHPYGLIFANVIAPRLSPVSEREPVPPLKFAQLVGFVFAIAGTAGFALGAPLLGTVATAFALFAAFLNAAFGICLGCQLYPLVARLRTPATT; this is encoded by the coding sequence ATGCCAACAAGCATCACCACCACCCCGGCCGTCGCCCAGGTGGATGTCCGCGGGCCGCGCTTTGCGGCCTGGGTCACCACGGCCGTTCTGGTCGCGGTCCTCGTCGTCTCGGGATTCAGCACCATTGCGGCAGCTGTGCTCCTTGGGCTGCAGGCCCTGGTGTTCGCGGTCGGGGCGCTACGCGGCCCGCGTCAGCACCCCTACGGATTGATCTTCGCCAACGTCATCGCACCGCGGCTGAGCCCCGTCTCCGAGCGGGAACCCGTGCCGCCGTTGAAGTTCGCCCAGTTGGTGGGCTTCGTGTTCGCCATCGCCGGCACCGCCGGCTTCGCTCTGGGTGCGCCGCTGCTCGGCACCGTCGCCACCGCGTTCGCCCTGTTCGCCGCTTTCCTCAACGCCGCCTTCGGCATCTGCCTGGGCTGCCAGCTCTACCCTCTCGTGGCCAGGCTGCGCACGCCGGCCACCACCTGA
- a CDS encoding Ms5788A family Cys-rich leader peptide yields MTAVSTRLELALTKRRAVDLCRVAGCCCCCCSC; encoded by the coding sequence ATGACTGCCGTGTCGACCCGCCTCGAGCTCGCGCTCACCAAGCGCCGCGCAGTTGATCTGTGCCGCGTAGCGGGTTGTTGCTGTTGTTGCTGTAGCTGCTGA
- a CDS encoding TlpA family protein disulfide reductase — MSPALITAIVAIAAALGVAIVAGALHNRRSGVVREAESQDVDVSDLGLSRTGPTVVHFSAVWCGPCSGVRRVVNQVCAELRDVAHVEIDMDADPAAARKLSVLSLPTTFIFDADGRQRYRTAGVPKAADLRAALEPLLA, encoded by the coding sequence ATGAGCCCCGCATTGATCACCGCGATCGTCGCGATCGCCGCCGCGCTGGGCGTGGCGATCGTCGCAGGCGCGCTGCACAACCGGCGGTCCGGAGTGGTACGGGAAGCCGAATCGCAGGACGTCGACGTCAGCGACCTGGGTTTATCCCGGACCGGTCCAACCGTCGTGCATTTCAGCGCAGTGTGGTGCGGACCCTGCAGCGGCGTCCGGCGGGTGGTCAACCAGGTCTGTGCCGAGCTTCGTGACGTCGCCCACGTCGAGATCGACATGGATGCCGATCCGGCTGCCGCACGCAAGCTTTCGGTGCTGTCGTTGCCGACGACGTTCATCTTCGATGCCGACGGCCGGCAGCGGTACCGGACGGCGGGGGTCCCCAAGGCCGCTGACCTGCGCGCAGCCCTCGAACCTCTGTTGGCCTGA
- the lmeA gene encoding mannan chain length control protein LmeA, which yields MRKLLITLGATLLAVVVGAVGVDFGATIYAEYRLARTVRNAAGLSFDPSVAILGFPFIRQAMQQHFDEIEIKANGVRHPVIGKASLEATMHNIDLTQASWLIRPDANLPVGKLESRIIIDSLHLGRFVGMTDLMVEAPSKETNDATGGTTESGISGSKGLVFTGTPKKADFDKPVSVAVDLSVAGPEQTTLVFTATDVQTGPGTADQPVPDDKKAAVLAAFSGSLPGQKLPFGVRPTTEGARGSDIIIEGIAEGVTIRLDGFTQS from the coding sequence GTGCGAAAGCTGCTGATCACTCTCGGAGCGACGCTGCTCGCCGTGGTCGTCGGGGCGGTCGGCGTCGATTTCGGGGCGACGATCTACGCCGAGTACCGGCTCGCGCGCACCGTGCGCAACGCAGCCGGGCTGTCGTTCGACCCGTCGGTGGCGATCCTGGGCTTTCCGTTCATCCGTCAGGCGATGCAGCAGCACTTCGACGAGATCGAGATCAAGGCCAACGGAGTGCGCCACCCCGTGATCGGCAAGGCCTCACTGGAGGCGACCATGCACAACATCGACCTCACGCAGGCATCGTGGCTGATCAGACCCGATGCGAACCTGCCGGTCGGCAAGCTCGAGAGCCGGATCATCATCGACTCGCTCCACCTCGGCCGGTTCGTCGGCATGACCGACCTGATGGTCGAGGCCCCGTCGAAGGAGACCAACGACGCCACCGGCGGGACCACCGAGTCGGGTATCTCCGGCAGCAAGGGCCTGGTCTTCACCGGGACGCCGAAGAAGGCCGACTTCGACAAACCGGTCAGCGTTGCCGTCGACCTGTCGGTGGCAGGCCCGGAGCAGACCACGCTGGTTTTCACCGCGACGGATGTGCAAACCGGTCCCGGCACCGCTGACCAGCCGGTACCCGACGACAAGAAGGCGGCGGTGCTGGCGGCGTTCAGCGGCAGCCTGCCCGGTCAGAAGTTGCCGTTCGGGGTGCGCCCGACCACCGAGGGTGCCCGCGGCTCGGACATCATCATCGAAGGCATCGCCGAGGGAGTAACCATCCGGCTCGACGGGTTCACACAGTCATGA
- a CDS encoding winged helix-turn-helix transcriptional regulator produces the protein MDLLLLTVDPHPESVLPSLALLAHNVRSAPTEVSSLLEAGSADIAIVDARTDLAAARGLCRLLGTTGTSVPVVAVVNEGGLVAVNMDWGLDEILLPSTGPAEIDARLRLLVGRRGGVATQESAGKVSLGELVIDEGTYTARLRGRPLDLTYKEFELLKYLAQHAGRVFTRAQLLQEVWGYDFFGGTRTVDVHVRRLRAKLGPEYESLIGTVRNVGYKAVRPARGRPAPAESDFTEDDDEDVFDDGEDISDSMGVRSGPVSQPLRTQ, from the coding sequence TTGGACCTGCTACTTCTCACCGTCGACCCGCACCCAGAATCGGTGCTGCCGTCGCTGGCGTTGCTCGCGCACAACGTGCGCTCGGCGCCCACCGAAGTCTCGTCGCTGCTGGAGGCGGGCTCGGCGGACATCGCGATCGTCGACGCGCGCACGGACCTGGCGGCCGCCCGTGGCCTGTGTCGTCTGCTCGGGACCACCGGCACGTCGGTGCCGGTGGTGGCCGTCGTCAACGAGGGCGGCCTGGTCGCCGTCAACATGGACTGGGGTCTGGACGAGATCCTGCTGCCCAGCACCGGCCCCGCGGAGATCGATGCCCGGCTGCGCCTGCTGGTCGGCCGCCGCGGCGGCGTGGCCACCCAGGAGAGCGCGGGCAAGGTGAGCCTCGGGGAACTGGTCATCGACGAAGGCACCTACACGGCCCGGTTGCGCGGCCGCCCGCTGGACCTGACCTATAAGGAATTCGAACTCCTGAAATACCTGGCTCAGCACGCCGGCCGGGTGTTCACCCGTGCGCAGTTGCTTCAGGAGGTGTGGGGCTACGACTTCTTCGGCGGCACCCGCACCGTGGACGTCCACGTGCGTCGTCTGCGCGCCAAACTCGGACCCGAATACGAATCGCTGATCGGAACGGTCCGCAACGTGGGCTACAAAGCGGTCCGTCCGGCCAGGGGGCGTCCGGCGCCCGCCGAGTCGGACTTCACCGAAGACGACGACGAGGACGTGTTCGACGACGGCGAGGACATCTCGGATTCGATGGGTGTGCGGTCCGGCCCGGTCTCGCAGCCGCTGCGCACTCAGTGA
- the mshD gene encoding mycothiol synthase produces MSAPLWRTALSPNEQEQVRAVIEAATRTDGVAPVGEQVLRELPQSRTQHLVAGADDGVVGYLNLTPGRDGAEAMGELVVAPQARRRGIGSALLASAVDATGGAVRFWAHGTLPAAKAVADALGMTAVRELMQMRRTLRDIPEVVVPEGIRIRTYAGPSDDAELLRVNNAAFSWHPEQGGWGPADLDERRRESWFDPAGLFLAVDDDTGGLLGFHWTKVHSDSPGLGEVYVVGVDPAAQGRGLGRLLTLVGIEHLANVLGSHVEPDNTPGAVRSGPPEVLLYVEADNTAAVNTYQRLGFAVSNVDTAYRAVRTANIDRGGSHS; encoded by the coding sequence GTGAGCGCCCCGCTTTGGCGTACTGCCCTGAGCCCGAACGAGCAGGAGCAGGTGCGCGCCGTGATCGAGGCCGCCACCCGAACCGACGGGGTCGCGCCGGTGGGCGAGCAGGTACTGCGGGAATTGCCGCAGTCCCGGACTCAGCACCTGGTCGCCGGTGCGGATGACGGCGTGGTCGGATACCTCAATCTGACGCCGGGACGCGACGGCGCCGAGGCGATGGGTGAGCTCGTCGTCGCACCGCAGGCCCGCCGTCGCGGTATCGGCTCAGCGCTGCTCGCGTCGGCCGTCGACGCCACCGGCGGTGCGGTCCGGTTCTGGGCGCACGGCACCCTGCCCGCGGCCAAAGCGGTGGCCGACGCGCTCGGCATGACCGCGGTCCGGGAACTGATGCAGATGCGCCGCACGCTGCGCGACATCCCCGAAGTTGTTGTGCCCGAAGGTATTCGGATCCGCACCTACGCCGGCCCGAGCGATGACGCCGAACTGCTGCGGGTGAACAACGCCGCCTTCTCCTGGCATCCCGAACAAGGCGGCTGGGGTCCAGCCGACCTCGACGAACGGCGTCGTGAATCCTGGTTCGACCCCGCCGGTCTGTTCCTCGCCGTCGACGACGACACCGGCGGGCTGCTCGGTTTCCACTGGACCAAAGTGCACTCCGACAGTCCCGGGCTGGGTGAGGTCTACGTGGTCGGGGTGGACCCCGCCGCGCAGGGCCGCGGCCTGGGCCGGCTGCTCACGCTGGTCGGCATCGAGCACCTGGCGAATGTGCTGGGCTCACACGTAGAGCCCGATAACACTCCCGGGGCGGTTCGCTCCGGCCCTCCGGAGGTCCTGCTCTACGTCGAAGCCGACAACACCGCCGCGGTCAACACCTACCAGCGGCTTGGATTTGCTGTCTCCAACGTGGACACCGCCTACCGAGCGGTGAGAACAGCAAATATTGACCGTGGCGGTAGTCACAGCTAG
- the pstS gene encoding phosphate ABC transporter substrate-binding protein PstS, whose amino-acid sequence MNLNRFGKAFLVTASATAITGLTLTACGSDNNAGTSSSTNASGSSSASADCGGKNAVTAEGSTAQQNAVAVFNQVWGQKCPGKNLSYNPTGSGAGVTQFIAGQVDFAGSDSPLSKDQVDPAAKRCGGNPAWNLPMVFGPVALGYNLPGVDKLVVNADVLAKIFTGAITNWNDPAIAALNSGASLPDQKITPIYRSDSSGTTDNFQKYLTAAAPQTWTKGAGKEFQGGAGEGAQKTAGVVQAVQATPGAIGYVEKGFADQAKLSMAQIDTGSGPVELTDDSAKAAIDSAKFAADGNDLVLDLNSLYSTKAAGAYPLMLATYEIVCSKGYDADTAAAVKSFLTVAANDGQSGLPAAGYVPLPDAFKQRLLTSVKAIS is encoded by the coding sequence GTGAATCTGAACAGGTTTGGCAAGGCGTTCCTCGTGACTGCGTCAGCAACGGCCATCACCGGCCTGACGCTCACCGCCTGCGGAAGCGACAACAACGCCGGGACGTCGTCCTCGACCAACGCGTCCGGCTCGTCGAGCGCTTCTGCCGACTGCGGTGGCAAGAACGCCGTGACCGCCGAGGGCTCGACCGCGCAGCAGAACGCCGTGGCGGTGTTCAACCAGGTGTGGGGCCAGAAGTGCCCGGGCAAGAACCTCTCGTACAACCCGACCGGATCCGGCGCAGGTGTCACCCAGTTCATCGCCGGTCAGGTCGACTTCGCCGGCTCCGACTCGCCGCTGTCCAAGGATCAGGTCGACCCGGCCGCCAAGCGCTGCGGCGGCAACCCGGCGTGGAACCTGCCGATGGTGTTCGGCCCGGTCGCCCTGGGATACAACCTGCCCGGCGTCGACAAGCTCGTCGTCAACGCCGATGTGCTGGCCAAGATCTTCACCGGCGCCATCACCAACTGGAACGACCCGGCGATCGCGGCACTCAACAGCGGTGCCTCGCTTCCCGACCAGAAGATCACCCCGATCTATCGTTCCGACTCCTCGGGTACCACCGACAACTTCCAGAAGTACCTGACCGCCGCCGCGCCGCAGACCTGGACCAAGGGTGCAGGTAAGGAGTTCCAGGGTGGTGCCGGCGAGGGTGCCCAGAAGACGGCCGGCGTCGTGCAGGCCGTGCAGGCCACCCCGGGTGCGATCGGCTACGTCGAGAAGGGCTTCGCCGATCAGGCCAAGCTGAGCATGGCTCAGATCGACACCGGCAGCGGCCCCGTCGAACTCACCGATGACTCGGCCAAGGCCGCCATCGACTCCGCGAAGTTCGCGGCCGACGGCAACGACCTGGTGCTGGACCTCAACTCGCTGTACTCCACCAAGGCGGCCGGTGCCTACCCGCTGATGCTGGCGACCTACGAGATCGTCTGCTCCAAGGGCTACGACGCCGACACCGCCGCGGCGGTCAAGTCGTTCCTGACGGTGGCGGCCAACGACGGTCAGTCGGGCCTGCCGGCTGCGGGCTATGTTCCGCTGCCCGATGCCTTCAAGCAGCGACTGCTCACCTCCGTCAAAGCAATTTCCTAA
- the pstC gene encoding phosphate ABC transporter permease subunit PstC — protein MPGPNPAESGAGEVVAEPFPEKPSIPTNPSGTAKVRLGDRIFRGLSEGSGILVIALIAAIGLFLVWRAVPALGRNDANFFTYGGNWLTTDTAHMKFGILDLLQVTVFVSLFALVLAMPVALGIAIFLTQYAPRRVSGPLGYMVDLLAAVPSIIYGVWGLYVLAPVLKPLAMWLNGNLSWLFLFDTGNASVAGGGTIFTAGIVLAVMILPIITAVSREVFVQTPRGQIEAALALGATRWEVVRTTVLPFGLSGYISGAMLGLGRALGETIALLIILRGTQKAFGWSLFDAGYTFASKIASAASEFNDQYKAGAYIAAGLVLFILTFVVNSAARAAVAGRGAR, from the coding sequence ATGCCCGGGCCCAATCCAGCTGAGTCTGGCGCGGGCGAGGTCGTGGCCGAGCCCTTCCCCGAGAAGCCTTCGATCCCGACGAACCCGTCCGGAACAGCCAAGGTGCGCCTGGGCGACCGGATTTTCCGGGGGTTGTCCGAAGGTTCCGGCATTCTCGTCATCGCGCTGATCGCCGCGATCGGCCTGTTCCTCGTCTGGCGTGCGGTACCGGCGCTGGGCCGAAACGACGCCAACTTCTTCACCTACGGCGGAAACTGGCTCACCACCGACACCGCCCACATGAAGTTCGGCATCCTGGATCTGCTGCAGGTGACGGTGTTCGTCTCGCTGTTCGCCTTGGTCCTGGCCATGCCGGTGGCGCTCGGTATCGCGATCTTCTTGACGCAGTACGCCCCGCGCCGGGTGTCCGGGCCGTTGGGCTACATGGTGGACCTGCTGGCGGCCGTGCCGTCGATCATCTACGGCGTCTGGGGCCTGTACGTGCTGGCCCCGGTGCTCAAACCGCTGGCGATGTGGCTCAACGGCAACCTCAGCTGGCTGTTCTTGTTCGACACCGGGAATGCGTCGGTGGCCGGCGGTGGCACCATCTTCACCGCCGGCATCGTGTTGGCGGTGATGATCCTTCCGATCATCACCGCCGTCAGCCGCGAGGTGTTCGTCCAGACGCCACGAGGACAGATCGAGGCCGCCCTGGCGCTCGGCGCGACCCGCTGGGAGGTTGTCCGGACGACGGTCTTGCCGTTCGGTCTCTCCGGCTACATCAGCGGCGCGATGCTCGGTCTCGGCCGCGCCCTTGGCGAGACGATCGCGCTGCTGATCATCCTGCGCGGCACGCAGAAGGCGTTCGGGTGGTCGCTGTTCGACGCCGGGTACACCTTTGCCAGCAAGATCGCTTCGGCGGCTTCGGAATTCAATGACCAGTACAAGGCGGGGGCCTACATCGCCGCCGGCCTGGTCCTGTTCATCCTGACGTTTGTGGTCAACTCGGCGGCCCGCGCCGCGGTGGCCGGAAGGGGTGCCCGATGA
- the pstA gene encoding phosphate ABC transporter permease PstA: protein MTSTLDQPVKAPTFQAVSLRRKLTNNTATVLVTLSVFVAVVPLIWVLYSVISKGLKIVLDSGWWTHSQSGMTAFMPGGGVYHALVGTLLQGLFCAVISIPVGVFVGIYLVEYGGGTRLGKLTTFMVDILTGVPSIVAALFIYALWVATLGFQRSGFAVSLALVLLMIPVIVRSTEEMLRIVPMDLREASYALGVPKWKTIARIVIPTALSGIVTGVMLALARVMGETAPLLILVGYSQAMNFDMFNGFMGSLPGMMYDQTSAGAGANPVPTDRLWGAALTLIVLIAILNVGARFIAKFFAPKKV, encoded by the coding sequence ATGACCTCGACCCTCGACCAGCCGGTCAAGGCGCCGACCTTCCAGGCGGTCAGCCTGCGGCGCAAGCTGACCAACAACACCGCCACCGTTCTGGTGACGCTGTCGGTGTTCGTCGCTGTGGTGCCGCTGATCTGGGTGCTGTACTCGGTGATCAGCAAGGGTTTGAAGATCGTCCTCGACAGCGGCTGGTGGACGCATTCGCAGTCCGGTATGACCGCGTTCATGCCCGGCGGAGGTGTCTACCACGCATTGGTGGGAACGCTGCTGCAGGGCTTGTTCTGCGCGGTGATCTCCATTCCGGTCGGCGTTTTCGTCGGCATCTATCTGGTGGAGTACGGCGGCGGAACCCGGCTGGGCAAGCTCACCACATTCATGGTGGACATTCTGACCGGCGTACCGTCGATCGTCGCCGCGCTGTTCATTTACGCACTCTGGGTGGCCACGTTGGGCTTTCAGCGTTCCGGCTTCGCGGTGTCGCTGGCCCTGGTGTTGCTGATGATCCCGGTGATCGTGCGGTCCACCGAGGAGATGTTGCGCATCGTTCCGATGGATCTGCGCGAGGCCAGCTATGCGCTCGGTGTGCCGAAGTGGAAAACCATTGCGCGCATTGTCATTCCGACTGCGCTGTCGGGCATCGTCACGGGCGTGATGCTGGCGCTGGCCCGCGTCATGGGCGAGACCGCGCCGCTGCTGATCCTGGTCGGCTACTCGCAGGCGATGAACTTCGACATGTTCAACGGATTCATGGGCTCGCTGCCCGGCATGATGTACGACCAGACATCAGCCGGTGCGGGTGCCAACCCCGTCCCCACCGACCGACTGTGGGGCGCCGCACTGACACTGATCGTGCTGATCGCGATCCTCAACGTCGGTGCGCGCTTCATCGCCAAATTCTTTGCCCCGAAAAAGGTTTAG
- the pstB gene encoding phosphate ABC transporter ATP-binding protein PstB: protein MAKRLDLKDVNIYYGAFHAVADVSLAVPPRNVTAFIGPSGCGKSTVLRTLNRMHEVIPGARVEGSVLLDGENIYGSGVDPVGVRKTIGMVFQRPNPFPTMSIRDNVVAGLKLQGVRNKKMLDETAERSLKGANLWNEVKDRLEKPGGGLSGGQQQRLCIARAIAVQPDVLLMDEPCSALDPISTLAIEDLIGELKQEFTIVIVTHNMQQAARVSDQTAFFNLEATGKPGKLVEIDDTEKIFSNPSQKATEDYISGRFG, encoded by the coding sequence ATGGCCAAGCGGCTGGATCTCAAAGACGTCAACATCTATTACGGCGCATTCCACGCTGTCGCCGACGTATCGCTGGCGGTGCCGCCGCGCAACGTGACCGCCTTCATCGGTCCGTCGGGTTGCGGCAAGTCCACGGTGCTCCGCACGCTCAACCGCATGCACGAGGTCATTCCCGGCGCTCGCGTCGAGGGTTCGGTGCTCCTCGACGGCGAGAACATCTACGGATCCGGCGTCGACCCGGTCGGTGTGCGCAAGACCATCGGGATGGTCTTCCAGCGGCCGAATCCGTTCCCCACCATGTCGATTCGCGACAACGTGGTGGCCGGCCTGAAGCTGCAGGGCGTCCGCAACAAGAAGATGCTCGACGAGACCGCCGAGCGGTCCCTCAAGGGCGCCAACCTGTGGAACGAGGTCAAGGACCGGCTCGAGAAGCCCGGCGGCGGCCTGTCCGGCGGTCAGCAGCAGCGGCTGTGCATTGCCCGCGCCATCGCCGTGCAGCCCGACGTGCTGCTGATGGACGAGCCGTGTTCGGCGCTGGACCCGATCTCCACGCTGGCCATCGAGGATCTGATCGGTGAGCTCAAGCAGGAATTCACGATCGTGATCGTCACGCACAACATGCAGCAGGCTGCCCGCGTCAGCGACCAGACCGCCTTCTTCAACCTGGAGGCCACCGGCAAGCCCGGCAAGCTCGTCGAGATCGACGACACCGAGAAGATCTTCTCCAACCCGAGCCAGAAGGCCACCGAGGACT